A stretch of the Nitrospirota bacterium genome encodes the following:
- the nth gene encoding endonuclease III translates to MPDKNKDKLREILRRLKKEYPGVRTALRFRTPFELLVATILSAQSTDTQVNRITEDLFRKYVKIEDYAHARPEQLQRDVSSVNFYKNKARSIQGSARMILEMYGGEVPRTMQELLTLPGVARKTANIVLSNAFGINEGVAVDTHVGRLSQRLGLTRQDDPVKIEKDLMALTPRADWSTLSHLLIFHGRKVCVRHGECVLYDICPSRNI, encoded by the coding sequence ATGCCGGATAAAAACAAGGATAAACTCCGTGAGATTCTGAGGAGGCTCAAGAAGGAGTACCCCGGGGTCCGGACGGCCCTCCGCTTCCGCACGCCCTTCGAGCTCCTGGTAGCCACCATCCTCTCGGCCCAGAGCACCGACACCCAGGTCAACAGGATTACGGAGGACCTCTTCCGGAAGTACGTGAAAATCGAAGACTACGCCCACGCCCGCCCGGAACAGCTCCAGCGGGACGTCTCCTCCGTAAACTTCTACAAGAACAAGGCCCGGAGCATCCAGGGCTCCGCCAGGATGATTCTCGAGATGTACGGCGGCGAGGTCCCCCGCACCATGCAGGAGCTTCTCACCCTGCCCGGCGTGGCCCGGAAGACGGCCAACATCGTCCTCAGCAACGCCTTCGGCATCAACGAGGGAGTAGCCGTGGACACCCACGTGGGCAGGCTCTCCCAGCGCCTGGGGCTCACCCGGCAGGACGACCCGGTGAAGATAGAGAAGGACCTCATGGCGCTCACCCCCCGGGCGGACTGGTCCACCCTGTCGCACCTGCTCATCTTCCACGGCAGGAAGGTCTGCGTGCGGCACGGCGAGTGCGTCCTGTACGACATCTGCCCCTCCCGGAACATCTGA